A genomic segment from Lignipirellula cremea encodes:
- a CDS encoding sugar phosphate isomerase/epimerase family protein — protein sequence MRPRISAFPKCYLEQIAGERSMSVFDWIEMARPLDADGLEMYDGFFTSLEADYLDQVGEAISAAGFLMPMLCCSPDFTNPDADARKRAIEREVAMIRVTHHLGGRGAVCRVLSGQRYPDVHREQGIAWVAQCIEQVLPVAREHGVILGLENHYKDGFWKHPEFAQKQEVFLELLAAIPEREFFGVQYDPSNAIVAGDDPLDLLRHVADRVVSMHASDRYLAEGTTLEELRQSDGTLGYSPDLRHGVTGQGLNDYDAIFSILAGHNYQGWISIEDGMNGLDEMAQSLAFLRRMVAKHFAP from the coding sequence TGGATCGAAATGGCAAGGCCGCTGGACGCCGATGGGCTGGAGATGTACGACGGCTTTTTCACCAGCCTGGAGGCCGACTATCTTGACCAGGTGGGCGAGGCGATATCTGCGGCCGGCTTCCTGATGCCGATGCTATGCTGCTCGCCCGACTTCACCAACCCCGATGCAGACGCGCGAAAACGAGCGATCGAGCGGGAGGTTGCCATGATCCGCGTCACCCATCATTTGGGCGGACGAGGGGCCGTCTGCCGCGTGCTGAGCGGCCAACGCTATCCTGACGTCCATCGCGAGCAGGGAATCGCCTGGGTCGCCCAGTGTATCGAGCAGGTATTGCCAGTGGCTCGCGAACATGGCGTGATTCTCGGATTAGAGAACCACTACAAGGATGGCTTCTGGAAGCACCCGGAGTTCGCCCAGAAACAGGAGGTGTTCCTTGAGTTGTTGGCGGCGATTCCCGAGCGAGAGTTCTTCGGCGTCCAGTACGATCCCTCGAACGCCATCGTGGCTGGCGACGACCCGCTGGATTTATTGCGGCATGTGGCCGATCGTGTCGTCAGCATGCACGCCAGCGACCGCTATCTGGCGGAAGGAACGACGCTGGAAGAATTGCGACAGAGCGACGGCACGCTGGGCTACTCGCCCGACCTGCGCCATGGCGTCACGGGGCAGGGATTGAACGATTACGATGCAATCTTCAGCATCCTGGCGGGTCATAACTATCAGGGCTGGATCAGCATCGAAGACGGCATGAACGGCCTGGACGAAATGGCGCAGTCCCTGGCGTTCCTTCGCAGAATGGTAGCCAAACATTTTGCCCCCTAG